A stretch of DNA from Solea solea chromosome 11, fSolSol10.1, whole genome shotgun sequence:
GGGCTACAACGAAATGAATCACCAACTATTATTGATAATCAATTGATTTggtgtcagtgttttttcttagtatttaaaaatgtatctgaTTCTcaggcttcttaaatgtgaacattttctggtgtctttgctccatataacaaatcaATCGTTAAAACGTAATCATTTTGATTtcaggacaaaacaagacatttgagaacatcatcagttCCAGGTTTGGAAGTTTGCGATTAATAGAGAAATTAATCAAAaacattaatcgattatgaaaataaacatttagctGCAGTGGCAGCCTGAAGAAGAATGAAATGATGTGATTTGGTGGGTAACATTTATCATATTTTATGATTGCCAAGCTCTGGATCTGATGGAAAAAGAGTGCAGAAGATAGATGTACATACTTTTTGACATGATGTAAAGTTTAGGTTGTGtgaagtagagctgaaacaattactcgattaatcgattattaatcgataactaaattcaacgtcaactactttgataatcgattcatcagttTGTAAGGGAttaacactgattttttttccaggcttcttaaatgtgaatatgttgtggtttctttgctccacataacaaagaaatcattaaatctgaatcatttttggtttttggacaaaacaagacatttgagaatatcatcCTTTACAGGTTTGACACatactgatcaacattttctggaccaaatgaTTCCTCGATTAATCGACAAAATCATCAACTAATTACTCAATTATGAAaagaattgttagttgcagccacTCTCAAGACACATTCATTTCTTTGAAACATGTTCtagaaaatgtgtgtgacaAACACATTGACTATGTCCTGCATAGTCAGGATCTATACgtgtgtatgtttatttgaatgtgttacCTCTTATTAGGgctgattttatataaatatctaatttGCAATTATATTAAATGAAATTGTGCTCGAGAGGGAATTGAattgaacatatttaaaatgataactgagtgatatttgtgcagatctgtgagaaacaaaaatgttcTCTTAAGTCTGTAGATTTtgaaaatattgtgataaattGTTCATCCCTAACTCTAATGGACCTTTAtgtggtataaacactgaccgtgtcaggaccagtagtccttatggAGAACAAAACCACATTTCTGAGGAATTGATTAGGCTGATGGCTATGATTTAAACATTGTTTATGTTCTAGTTAGGCTtagcatttcatttttgttttttgctacttgctgttgtttgttgttataATGTTGTTTAGACTTGGATCTTTATTACATAGTATGTATATgtaaagatagatagatatttataGTCTGTGTATACGAGAGTATTGAATATAGTTTCTTTACATTCTACACTCTAGTAAACATTCTAGTATGTTTACAGTCTCAGAGGTTCAGGGTCACATTTCAACGTGGATTGTATGAGTACAAGAtgcatgtgacaaaaaaaactctttaatCTTGAAATGGTTATGATTATGGATAAAGCTCTGTTTCAGCTGTTGAAATGAACAGAAGTCAATGCAAAGCCCTACTAATGATAGCTGTGTACAccagtgtgtatgtatgtgtgacagagagataaagagtcagacaaaatctaatctaatcataCCAACATATTACTTTTACCACATAAAGAGTAAACTTGTCCACAGCTCACAGCGGCTCTATGTTTTGACCGTCACTGACATGGTTAGTATCCGCTGGGCAGCGACGGTCGCGTCTCATGGAGAGAACTCACCTTGACATACTCGCTGACCTCCCCGTGTTCAGCTTTGCCCGCCGCGGGGAACAGCTCCGTCACAGCGGCCGAACCTGCGCTACCGGTCGGTTTGGACTGAGACACGAAGCGTGACTGTGGACCGGAGAGTATCCGAGGCAAGGCGAGCCCGAGCCGCGACATTCGGGTCAACATTTTGCCTGTTTGTGGAAGATACTGCTGACCCGGAAGCGGAAACCGCACACgtttgcctcttcttcttcttagatTTTAGCGGCGTTACCGCCACCCTATGGTGTCCGTCGGTATTTTCTTTTCAACGTAAACAAAAACGACAAAAAGTATACAACACAGGCAGCTACGATATAAGGtacgttttttgttgtttctataTGTATAGAAGCCCAAGAATGCATATCCAAGTCATAATTATTTGATACTAAGTCATCATTTTGAGATAATATCCCGTAATTATGAGATGCtatgtcataataatgagatacgaTTTCAAAATGAtaacttagtatctcataattatgacatgtgaagtcatcattttgagatactaatccattataataatgagatactattTAAGTGATAATAACGAAATAATATCCCATAATTATGCgatgctaagtcataataatcAGATactatctcatatttatgagatATTCAGTCACAATAATGAGataatatttcattattatgacttcCATATATTTAGGTGTATGTGACAATGTGTGAGAATtataagaaaaacattttgtggAAATCACATAAACAAAGGCTcgaaataaaactataaaataaaaaaagagactgCAAATGGCAGATTTAACACACAAGAAGGATCAAGAAGCAAACAGAGGGACGTGGATAGAAACAACAATGTTAATATGAGTTTTTTGTGGAGGGCCTCAATGAAAAATatcaattaatttttttttttttttttttttttaaacttgctaTATTTGAATATATGGACATATGCTGTacctattcaaataaaaacctgaataacACAGTTGTCCATCTCCGTTTCTCGCAACAGAAAGTGTGCTAAATGCTGTACATTTCATAAACAAGTGTATCCAAGTCCACCTTTGTGctatatgaataaaatgtaacattatcattattatcattattaaatgaaaaacaccaGCCTTCACACAATCGGTTGCATTGattatcatttatttgtgtcCAATATACAATCAGTAACACTGTTGTGTGTCGTAGGATTAAAAAGTTTAACTTTGTGCATGTATATAATTTAATAAGATAAAcaaatttgtcttttcttttttttttgtacaaaggTGTATATTACCAGCTCATAGTCCAGCCGGTCAAGTTACttcaattattttgtttaatatgCTATTAAATACTGGTTTACAAAAGGAGTCAAAACCAGGTGAAAGTGTAATAAGCACAATAATCACAAGGGGTCTTTCAGAAGACATGGGATTACTTAAGATTCTGCTGAACACTGAAGTATTTAATGTAGAACCCATCTTTTCCTAAACCTAACCAAGTGGTTTTGTCATATTAATGCAACGAAAAACTGCAGCTTAAAACTGCAACTcatttgcagaaaagtaaaCATCAATCCACAGCATCACATTTTCCTGTTCAACCTTCTGCATCCAGGACACTGAGACGACACAAGAGAAGAAAGAATAGAAGCGTCAAGTCAAGCATTAATTAGTCTTAAAGGTAAACAATGCTGAGAAAGAATTAAGAGATGCACTCTCTGACACTGTTGTGGTGTCCATGTCTCCTCAGATTTGGAGATTTGGATGTTGGAGATTTGGTGGCATAGCCACTCAATCCAGAGGTGCATTTGATCCAATAACAATCTGTGTCTGACTGGCTCTCTCAgtcatacacaacacaacacatcatcaACATGAATCAGATCCATGCCGGCAAGCACACAAGGCTGAACCGTGACAATTTCTCAAATtcatcaaattcaaaatggttcCATGACAAACAATTTTCCAACTTTTGTCTGTTACAATCCAAAGATCTCACtgtgaacattttcaaaatggatCTTCAATgatacaaatgaaaaatcacAAGACAGGTTTAGAAACAGTCCAGTTTCAGGACAATGTGGAACACAAGTGCAAAATTAAATGACATCTCACCTTCCACTTATTTAaggtattaaaaaaatgcaacactACTTATGAGAAGTAATCCTCTCCATGGAAAGTGATTCTCATTCATAATTCCAGCTTTGTGAAATAACCCTGACCTCCTTTATTGggatttttgcctttttctagacaaaaaaataaataaaaatggtgcatgttaatttcaacattttgaTCTAGCAGGAATGGCCTTCCAGAGAAAAAACAGTCAACAAAACATTAAGATAAGAATCCGCAATATGCCAGTGAAATATGATGAGATGCAGTTTTATTCTATCCTAAATCAACTTTGTTCTGTAGTGAACTCTACTCACTGATGAAATTAAAACAGCTATTCAGGCCTGAAGCAGacttaaacttaacttaaaaaaaaaaaaaaaaataaaataaaagaatcaaGGCTACTGATTCGAACAAATGAGGCACTTATTTTCCAAAAGGGTGTAATTATGGTCTAATATTTATGTCACTGACCACATGCAGTGGGATTTCATTACATCCAAATCTACTCAAGAATGTTTCGGACTACGACAGCGAACAGTTAACTACAAAgattaaaaacatacagaaaagaCTGGGTGACAAAAAAGCACTTATTATCTAAAAAGATAAGAAAGAATGCCATGTGTGTCAGCGGATTAAAAATgccagtgtgtaggatttggTGGCATCTAGGGGTCAAGGTGCATATTGCAACcaaatagtatagtatgaggcCTTATTCACATGGGACACACGATTTTCCCTATGCAatcttttttcattcttctttcAAAGTTTTCCGTAAACACATGAACCCCAAATGAATCCAAAATGACTATAAAGTATATATGTCAGGCCTGCATGTGGCGCTGTGACGCTgccacagaaagacaccaaaaaaCGGAAAAGATGTAGATCGTGTTCATAAAGGTTGTGCGCTATGTACAAAATCAAGAAGAACACAGTGAGATGGCGACAGCTAACGCAAGAGCAACAGAGGCAGGGGTTATTATGACGTCATCATTTCCCCCAACACCACGTGCTGGTTGTACACACGGAAACGCAAAGCGTAGCGTTTTGAGACTttgttttcccaaaaaaaaggGGTTTTAGGACTACCCAAAATGCCAGTATAGTGTGAATAAAAAGCCAACAAGACATAAAACCTCATAAAAACTCATTTGTCTAAAACACAACCGACCCGCTCCTGATGTGATATTAACCCAACCATTATTACATTTCCGTTGACCAGTtgattataaatttaaacatacatcattttaaaatcctaCACACTTCACCTTTAAAACCATCTCTTGTATACAAACGTTTCAtcacacagaaaaaataaaggaggacaaaaaaaaagtctttgggaaacagcaacaataaccaAAGTGCTCAACTTAAGTCTCTGAGTGATTGatgatgtatttaatttttcttttttactattACTATTGTGTAGAAGTCCAGCAAATACACTCTGTATCAACAGTACATGAAGATCAAACCCAGACTGCCCCCTACAGTACAGCAGCCGCACAGCTTCACCATATGACATCAAaatgtttctcttgtttttcacaGGCAGTGACGTCACACGTTAGCTGTagtcatatgtgtgtgtatatactgtgtgtatatgtgttcaGCACCAGGAACTCTACCAGTTTTCTTCACGTTCCCCTCTCTCCATACAAGGACTGCAACGATTATCAACGGATTACTAAATTattcggcaactattttgatatccGATTAATccgagtgttttttttcaataaaatgtgaatatttcctgttttctttgcttcatgtaacaagaaaatcatttcaactagaaaaaaagtttggtttgtggaccaaaaacatcatcatttccaggtttggtaaacacctATCAACATTTCAGTAagtaatcgagaaaataatccaacagatcaatcaattatgaaaataaccattagttgcagccctactctATGCATTTGAGAACcctcacatacagtatttgaatTAATTTCGCACCACCCTCTTATTTGATGGTGCGTTCACACTGAATTTAACGTAAATTTCATGTCAGTCACCCCCAGGGCGACACAAATAGCTTGAATCCTGCAAACATATAcggaaaaaactaaaatgaaacaattactcgattaatcaagctTTTAGtgtcaaagcttttttttacaattaaaacaagatttctgattgttttagcttcttaaatgtgaattttttttttgattctttGCTTCAGATAACaaagatatcattaaaaaataaataattttggtttgtggacaaaacaagacattgtaGAACTTCATcaattccaggtttgacaaacactgatcaacgttttttaacgttttctgacattttatggaccaaacgattaatcgtgaaaataattaacagattacgcgattatgaaaataatcgttagttgcagctctactacgGAATTCACCTTTTTTCACTTGAGTTAGTGAAAGTCAATCAGCATTGAGAAGAGCAGTTACTGTACACAAGTGGGAGTGGTTAAAGGAGGAGAGGGCGGGGCAGAGTTGTGCAACCTGGTACGTTCTGATGTGAGTCACctgaaaaacaagctgctggctGCCGTGTGTTACTGTGAATGTAGTTATTAGCATTAGCCCAAGGAGAGTAGATGCTTGAGTAAACACAAATGATCCAGCCACCGTTGTTGTGCGAGAAACTCAACataaaccataaataaatacattttttaaacatttgttttatgtttgcaCGATCAGACAGAAGCTCAGCAGCGGGTTGTTTTACCCATGTATACTCTTTAAGGTGAACGGTGACAGGCTAAGTCAGTGAGGTTCAGTACGTGTGCTCACTGACGAGTCACGACTCGCTCGACAAGCCGTTTCTGTAAAAGACTTCACAAACAAGAAACTACTCAATCAAGATTTTTTCCCTCATTGTTTTCTTGACTGAAGCAAAGTGAACGCTCGAGTGAAGACACTTTCTGTGGCGAACTGGACAAAACATGAGCTTGTAaacaatatcttttttttttgaagaaaaaaagagggcaACATAGGCTAATAAATGcaccaggtttgttttttttttggttgtggCAAAATTAGACAGTCCAACTGTCGTAACACATCAACCACAGAGGATTTGAACAGAAACAAAGCTCCTCCATCCCTTATTCAAGGACAGACAACCCTCCCGTCAGCCGTAAGGGTTTATGAGGGAAATAAACAATTATACAGTACTGACTACTGACATGAGGAATATCAATACATATTCAAGCATACACAGAATAAGAAGATTACTAAACAGCCCAGTTCAATTTGGAAGGCTGGTTAAAAAGATGTTCACCTCCATCAGTCTTATGAGCCAGGGATGTGTGATGGAATCAGGACGTGGGCGAGAGGGAAACTTCAGCTGTTGGGGAGGGAATGGTCGTTGTGAGGTTATAGGTCGAGTTTGGAGACGACGACTGAGGCGACGCTAACGGGCTGTAAATGGGCCGAGCGGGGATGAGCGAGGAAGGGGAGTGTTGCGCCGCTGAAACTGTTGTTGGAGAGTCAGAGCTGACCTCATCCCCTTCCTCAGAGTCCCACACCTCACTCTGCAAGTAGTCCGCAAATAAGGCCTTCGCTCGCTGCAGCACCCTGCTGAGGTTGTGGCGCCGCACGAGGCGATCAAAGTGCATGGCTATTTCGTTGTAATCCAAGTTGTTTTTGATGATGTGGTCACGGTGCTCCAGCAGGATGGACAGGCACAGGAACAACATGAAGGGGTTGCCTTTGCCGAACTCTTGAGGCGGCGGCAGGGAGCAGGATTTGATGCTGGTGGCCTCAGCTTTCAGAGAACTGGGTGTGTTCGCTGCGGTGCTGGGGGATTTGTTGCCTGGTGAAGGAAGATTGTTGGTGTATAATCTGCCTCCAGGAACAGAGGATCCTCTTCCAAAAGACAAAATAGGTGAAGAGAGTAGGGATCGATTCTGAGAGTGGGCAGGGGACACGGCGGATGGTTTTACAGTGGGAGTTGTGGGGGAGTTGATCCCTGTACTGCTGAGAACGTGGACAGTGGACGGCAAGGCATTTGAAACAGTGCTTGGGAAGGCCTCTCTTCCATTAGGCGTGGATGGGGATGAGGACTTTGGAGGAGAGTCTGGAGAAGCTCCTGGCCAGCTCGAGGGTGAAGCTGAAGATGTGGGAGAAACAGAGCAACCTGCATTCCATAACTGCGGGTCACTAGGGACGAGGGGAGGCGGAGACATGGGAGACAAACCAGTGGGACAGTTTTTTATGAGAGGGGTTTTCTCTCCTGGGTCGTCTTCACTCTCGACTGTGGACTGGCGTCTTGGAATATCAGGTACCGACTTTGACACCGCCAAACCATGTGACGGCTCATCTTCCATATCAAAGCTGTCTTCATTTCGAGCAGTGTAGTATTTGAACTCTCCAAAACTAGGTTGCCTCTCAAAAGATGGGACCGGCACATCTGCCTTGTCCACACTCACTGGAGTAATAACACCATAACTGCCCTCCATTCCCCTTCCTGCACATGTATTTTGCCTGTCTTTTTCTTCTAATACAGCATTCCTGATCACATCTGGTTCTTCTCTTGAAGGCCTGAGCATGTGTCGCCTGCGCTGCTTCTCCTTTTGTTCCTTATCACCTTCGATTATGTTCTCAACCTTCTTATCCTCTTCTTTGCTAGTCACCGTTTCATTGGTCTCCAGTGGTGGTCCAACTAGCTCCACTTCAGTTTCAGGAGGATCTGGAGGCAGGGAGCTCCAGGTGACCTCAAGCATTCTCAAAGCATCGTCAAATGCAAACTCTCGCTTGAGCTCCAGCAGAAGCCAGCGGTAACAGAAGAAGAGGTCGTCAGCTCCGCGGGACACCAGGTACAGGTAGAACTCCGGGTCAGagtactgcagcagcagcttcagatgCTGGAACTTAATTGACATGAGTTGGCCATCTGGACGGAAGTTTCCCTCCAGACGTTTCATAATGCCACAAAAGCAAATAAAGGCGTGTGCCTCGTTGTCCATGACTGCGAGTATAGGGGAGGCGATGTCGCTCATGCCTTGACAGTAGGAaatctgaaaaacaacacaatcacacaaacaaaaacacaattttaagtTATTGACACAATAAAATCTTTGAGTGTCATTTATGTGAGTGTGACCACGACTCTAACGCGGGTGAAAGTCGGTCGACTTGACGCCTCTACAAACCTGTGGGTGTGTGATGGCAAATGTGGTGAGCAGGTCTGTTAGTGAAGTCAAATGCGGACTGTCCTCTGAGCCAGCGTAGTACGGATGAGCCCGGTCCGTCCTCAAGACGTCTTTGAGAACGTTGCCACGGATGAATTCAAGGTCCTCGTGACTGACCCGGGCTGACCACTCACTCTTCAGCTGTGCGTACTCCCTTGTCTTCCTCTTCATGTAGTCCATTCTCTCCTGTCCACTCAGTCCATCGGGGTAGACATTCAGGAGGTACCGCCAAACAACctaacacaacaacagaggttGAGCCCTATTTTAATTAAGTCAGACATAAAATACAAACGATACAGTTTCATAACCAAGAGTATTATCACAAACTGCATGACATGTATATTTTCTTGCTAAAATACTACAGAAGGTTTGAAATAAGAACCAGAATTCACAGATAAAATCAGAATAATAGTAACATTATAGAAAGTTATATAGAAAGTCTGCTGTAGATGGTATTTTTATGAGTCATTTTTTTCACCTTGCGCAGTGAAGGCTCCACACCTCCGTGGTAGATTCGCAGCCTGAGCTCCTCGGGTCGTGACAACTGGCCTTGTCCATTGAGGTAATTGTGAAACTCGGCATCACTCAGAGGAGGCTTGAAAGGCCTGATCTCCTCCCCGTAAGACCAGCTGAAGGCCTGCTGGACTCGTGTCAAGGTCCGACCCATCTGaacacaagtgacacaaacatgcaatGACACACTAGCATTGTTTTGGAGAGAGAGGTCACACACTGTAGCTTCAAAGGGCGAGAGCAAACCTGGGTCAGTAGAGACTGAGTGAAGGGAAGAGCTGCAGATGCCAGAGATCGAGTCCTGTCCGCAAACAGCTGCTCAGAGCCAATCACATCTTTGGGGCTGATGATGTCCCACTCTTCCATAACAGGACCTGCAGTTGAACAAAAAGCAATGACCATCATCTAAGTTATGGTTGGATTCTTTAGACCACATATTACTGGTGgtaatatgttattttattaacgTATTTTAACGTATTTTATTTGCTGTACTCACTCTCTTCTGACGGTTTTATGTCCATCTTGAGCTGTAGATATGGTTTGGCTGCACTGGTGAATGCAAAGTCCAAATCGAAGTCAGACGTGAGAGTTGTATACATTTCAGCACCACTCCGATCTCGAGACAGGTAACTGATCCCAAAATTACGCTTCCTGGTTTGAAAGAGACAAAAGGAAATGCTGATGAAGCTCCTTTCAAGGACAAACTCTGGTAATATTTATGTCCACACAGCAGTTCAGCaaacgtgatgatgatgatgatgatggctcTTACCCGTTCAAATCAAAGGCTCTGATGAGTATGTGCTGCAGAACCTCCAGGGAGGTTATCTGAGGGTCAACGGCAAAGGAGCGGAACTCCACCGGAAGCACTCCATCACATTTCTGAAATTGAACACATCACACTCTCTGATACACACCACTGCCACTTATTTACACATGATTGGTAGACGACTCACTCCACCACAGATGAGACAGTTCCcactgttactgtgtgtttaagTCTGATTAATTGATCACAGTGTGAATCATTTAACAGAGAAGCCGACTGATGGTTTGAAAGCAGGATTtcatacatgtttgtgttacaaacacaatatttacagCCACTGCAGCAGTGTTcttagaaagaaaacaacacaacaatgttAATCTTTATGCCAAAattgtgcttttgtgtttttatcaataacattctcttctgtgtgtgttttgtctgcagAGCCTCATGTTACAGAATCatcactgctctgctctctaTCGGTGGCATGTACGGTATGCCATGTGAGCTGCCAGAGTTATTTATCAAAGGTGGTGTTTAACTCAACAAGGATATGAAATACAAGAATGTATTTCCCAGGTCTTCAGCAGCTGCTAAGAGTTTTCTATTTTCTGCCCTAATAATGTACTGCAGCTGaaggaaagacaaacaaaaaatatttcatttcattgttattaaacctttaaatgaatttaaactcCTGTATTCATGGTTGCTTGCCAACatattctgtatgttttgtatattttaaatttaaaaaaaagaagtgatttgGGGTTTTCTGTTGACACattaagtcaacaaaaactttaaaaaacaatatgatgtatatgtataattattTCATAATTGATAAATCTGTTGAAATGAATCTGCTCAGAAAAttagcacaaaaacaaaatgtgtctgTCCTTATGCACATATTTGGAAAGCTGTGGATAGAAAGGTTTTTATATGTATTGCAATGATATAGTGAATTGGAATTATTTCCATTCCAGATTCCAGGATATAAACCTGGCTAATAGTATAAtgaggttacacacacacaaaacaatcttttcaaaataaaaacttttactTTATAATTTGAGACTCCGAACAGTACACTGTGAAAGCACAACACGATATCAACATAAATAAGACccgtttttatttaaaaagtcataacaGGAATGATATTGTACAAGTTGAAAGGAGGAAAATGTCTATTTCAGGTTTAGTGACAATTAAATAGAAAAGCGAGGAAATATTCATAAATTCATAGTTTCATTCATAACTCATATAACAAACATGAATATTagaactgcaactaacgattattttcatcatcgattcatctgatgattattttctcgtttAATcaagtttggtccataaaatgtcagaaattgttTCTGATCAGTGTATGccaaacctcgaaatgatgatgttcttcaaatgtcttgttgtgttcacaaagaaactttttttccccagtttgaatgatttctttgtcaaactgagcaacaaaagcagaaaatattcacatttaagaagccgaaaacGAGAACGCttgctttaattattaaaaaaaaaactttaaaaacacttaaacccgagtatagttgacgattaatttagtaatggattaatcgTTGTAGCCTTAATAAATAGGAACGGAAATAATATAAACATgaaggtaaataaaataaacaataaataaatgtggatGCTTCATGTTGATCATCTCCAAGTGATAATGATATAAAGGAAGGACGAATATTGACTTCACCTAATTAAATCAAAGGTCTGTAaaattgtttagtttttattattgacCT
This window harbors:
- the tbc1d25 gene encoding TBC1 domain family member 25, translating into MAGEEERGVVRVKVKKCDGVLPVEFRSFAVDPQITSLEVLQHILIRAFDLNGKRNFGISYLSRDRSGAEMYTTLTSDFDLDFAFTSAAKPYLQLKMDIKPSEESPVMEEWDIISPKDVIGSEQLFADRTRSLASAALPFTQSLLTQMGRTLTRVQQAFSWSYGEEIRPFKPPLSDAEFHNYLNGQGQLSRPEELRLRIYHGGVEPSLRKVVWRYLLNVYPDGLSGQERMDYMKRKTREYAQLKSEWSARVSHEDLEFIRGNVLKDVLRTDRAHPYYAGSEDSPHLTSLTDLLTTFAITHPQISYCQGMSDIASPILAVMDNEAHAFICFCGIMKRLEGNFRPDGQLMSIKFQHLKLLLQYSDPEFYLYLVSRGADDLFFCYRWLLLELKREFAFDDALRMLEVTWSSLPPDPPETEVELVGPPLETNETVTSKEEDKKVENIIEGDKEQKEKQRRRHMLRPSREEPDVIRNAVLEEKDRQNTCAGRGMEGSYGVITPVSVDKADVPVPSFERQPSFGEFKYYTARNEDSFDMEDEPSHGLAVSKSVPDIPRRQSTVESEDDPGEKTPLIKNCPTGLSPMSPPPLVPSDPQLWNAGCSVSPTSSASPSSWPGASPDSPPKSSSPSTPNGREAFPSTVSNALPSTVHVLSSTGINSPTTPTVKPSAVSPAHSQNRSLLSSPILSFGRGSSVPGGRLYTNNLPSPGNKSPSTAANTPSSLKAEATSIKSCSLPPPQEFGKGNPFMLFLCLSILLEHRDHIIKNNLDYNEIAMHFDRLVRRHNLSRVLQRAKALFADYLQSEVWDSEEGDEVSSDSPTTVSAAQHSPSSLIPARPIYSPLASPQSSSPNSTYNLTTTIPSPTAEVSLSPTS